Proteins encoded in a region of the Paenibacillus pedocola genome:
- a CDS encoding dynamin family protein: MRAEPAKLEQVKESGLSSLQSLMDQWGERETARVIADLQVKEQRHELTLAFCGHFSAGKSSMINRLCGSEVLPSGPIPTSANVVSIRSGAPRVLLYPVTDKQVPWETTPDRLQEYCRSGNEYSAIEVWETVPLLGAHGVLMDTPGVDSTDDGHQAATRSALHLADVVFYVMDYNHVQSENNLAFAKNLSDWGKPLYLIVNQIDKHREREITIDAYRQQLESAFDSWGIEAAGLLFTSLKVQAHPLNQWDELLSLITRLLEQREELLEYSLSRSAHHIADTLMAAYHEEQREEREPLLEEAGGANEASVQREIAACATERDELAELPGQARGSLRSGLDSLLGNSNLMPADIREAAGAYIESCAPGFRRGLLFTAAKREKEQANRLASWHALQSREISGQLDWHMLQLVREWAEALGLWEEGAETRLKDSFPAVSREWLAAAVKPGTGTGGEALLNFCRTLAAEIKAQYRRAALALGDELLAKLPPLLEERRAGLARREAALQRQAGAFAALAALSRAADARAARLAALLPPRRTLTPGTLPGVRATAAAPSAAPREAQPLQRAAAGTQGPAAEGWAAGATPAGGRRRLGEAAAVLNAAAELLRGEPAMASAARSLAGRAADLAGGRFTMALFGAFSAGKSSFANALLGEDVLPVSPHPATAAVGRILAPEGGFRHATAVVTMKSADEFWEDILHSFGVLQLAPPQRHSWTAAAAGLQVSGLHPSALPHVGFLRAAAAGWKKAEGLLGTVRTVDLQEYRSLVADETQACFIQGTDLYYDCPLTASGIVLVDTPGADSLHARHTGVTFGYMKNADAICFVTYYNHAFSKADRGLLAQLGRIKDSFALDKMFFIINASDLASDEEELEEVKGHVAQNLRAGGLTSPRIYALSSLLALEGKTGRDRERYEASRFRSFEDALAQFAGGELPQLSLAAARESITAVRLRATEWQELAAMEAGRREAGMQELQELKAEAGKRLMLLAAEPRPVRDLRREGEELLYHVRQRIGFALGRFFQESFHPSLLREDARNLKDIFTACGRELERTLQRELEQELWATTLRLEAAGHRLVQSAAQSAAEELSISPQELQFLENEKDEWPSPDKLEASWHPLDWQSLWSCFKSPRYFFEGPGRSELRAKAEPLLKEAVAGAAEVQEKLLLDFYAHALEKALGRAADRLREELNEREEVMSELLRGGDSAEHWSEVALQLHRLEHSFDDIVDNDL, from the coding sequence GTGCGAGCAGAACCAGCGAAGCTGGAGCAGGTAAAGGAATCAGGGCTGTCATCGCTTCAATCACTGATGGATCAGTGGGGCGAACGGGAAACGGCCCGGGTGATTGCTGATTTGCAGGTTAAGGAACAAAGGCATGAGCTGACGCTTGCCTTTTGCGGGCATTTCTCTGCAGGTAAATCGAGTATGATCAACAGGCTTTGCGGCAGTGAAGTGCTTCCTTCCGGGCCTATACCCACAAGCGCTAATGTGGTATCCATCCGCAGCGGAGCACCGCGTGTATTGCTGTATCCTGTCACAGATAAGCAGGTTCCCTGGGAGACGACTCCTGACCGGCTGCAGGAATATTGCCGCAGCGGAAATGAGTATTCAGCAATTGAGGTATGGGAAACGGTTCCATTGCTTGGAGCTCATGGCGTGCTGATGGATACTCCGGGTGTCGATTCCACGGATGACGGGCATCAGGCGGCGACACGTTCGGCGCTGCATCTGGCAGATGTGGTGTTCTATGTGATGGACTACAATCATGTACAGTCAGAGAATAATCTGGCTTTCGCCAAAAATCTCAGTGATTGGGGAAAACCGCTGTATCTTATTGTCAATCAGATCGACAAGCACCGTGAACGGGAAATTACAATCGATGCCTACCGGCAGCAATTGGAAAGCGCTTTCGATTCATGGGGGATTGAGGCAGCGGGACTGCTGTTCACTTCGCTTAAGGTGCAGGCGCATCCGCTGAACCAGTGGGATGAATTATTAAGCCTGATTACCCGGCTGCTGGAGCAGCGGGAGGAACTGCTGGAATACAGCTTATCCCGATCTGCACATCATATCGCAGATACGCTGATGGCTGCTTATCATGAAGAACAGCGGGAAGAACGGGAGCCGCTGCTTGAAGAAGCAGGGGGGGCAAACGAAGCTTCGGTGCAGCGGGAAATAGCTGCCTGCGCTACAGAAAGGGATGAACTGGCCGAGCTGCCCGGCCAGGCCAGGGGAAGCCTTCGCAGCGGACTTGATTCTCTGCTGGGCAACAGCAATCTGATGCCTGCAGATATTAGAGAGGCTGCCGGGGCTTATATTGAGAGCTGTGCGCCCGGCTTCCGGCGCGGTCTCCTGTTCACCGCCGCCAAGCGGGAGAAGGAGCAGGCGAATCGGCTTGCCTCCTGGCACGCGCTGCAGAGCCGGGAGATTTCGGGCCAGCTGGACTGGCATATGCTGCAGCTGGTCAGGGAATGGGCAGAGGCCCTCGGCCTGTGGGAAGAGGGGGCGGAAACCCGGCTGAAGGACAGCTTCCCGGCGGTGAGCCGGGAGTGGCTGGCGGCTGCAGTGAAGCCGGGAACGGGGACGGGCGGCGAGGCGCTGCTTAATTTCTGCCGCACCCTGGCGGCTGAAATCAAAGCACAGTACCGCCGCGCCGCATTGGCTCTCGGCGATGAGCTGCTGGCGAAGCTGCCGCCGCTGCTCGAGGAGCGGCGCGCCGGGCTCGCGCGCCGCGAAGCAGCCCTGCAGCGGCAGGCGGGCGCCTTCGCCGCGCTGGCTGCGCTTAGCCGCGCGGCGGACGCCCGCGCGGCCCGGCTTGCGGCGCTGCTGCCGCCGCGCCGCACCCTCACCCCCGGCACCCTGCCGGGGGTGAGGGCAACCGCGGCCGCGCCTAGCGCAGCGCCGCGCGAAGCCCAGCCGCTGCAGCGCGCCGCGGCTGGCACCCAAGGCCCCGCCGCCGAAGGCTGGGCGGCGGGGGCAACGCCTGCGGGCGGACGCCGCAGGCTGGGGGAGGCCGCAGCGGTGCTGAACGCTGCGGCAGAGCTGCTGCGCGGCGAGCCGGCGATGGCTTCGGCGGCGCGCAGCCTGGCGGGACGGGCGGCGGATCTTGCGGGCGGCCGCTTTACGATGGCGCTGTTCGGAGCGTTCAGCGCCGGCAAATCCTCGTTCGCCAATGCGCTGCTTGGCGAAGACGTGCTGCCCGTGTCTCCGCATCCCGCCACGGCCGCCGTGGGGCGGATTCTTGCGCCGGAAGGCGGGTTCCGCCATGCTACGGCCGTGGTGACGATGAAATCTGCCGATGAATTCTGGGAAGATATTCTCCATTCCTTTGGTGTGCTGCAGCTGGCGCCGCCGCAGCGGCATTCCTGGACTGCGGCTGCCGCAGGCCTGCAGGTCAGCGGACTGCATCCATCGGCTCTGCCGCATGTCGGATTCCTGCGGGCCGCAGCGGCAGGGTGGAAGAAGGCGGAGGGCCTGCTGGGTACGGTGCGCACGGTCGATCTGCAGGAGTACCGCAGTCTTGTCGCTGATGAGACACAGGCTTGCTTTATCCAGGGGACGGACCTGTATTATGACTGTCCGCTTACCGCTAGCGGTATTGTACTCGTCGATACGCCGGGAGCAGATTCCCTGCATGCGCGGCATACTGGCGTAACGTTTGGCTACATGAAGAATGCCGATGCCATTTGTTTCGTGACCTATTACAACCATGCCTTCTCCAAGGCGGACCGCGGTCTGCTGGCCCAGCTGGGCAGAATCAAGGACAGCTTTGCGCTGGATAAAATGTTCTTCATCATCAATGCCTCAGATCTGGCAAGTGATGAAGAGGAGCTGGAGGAGGTCAAGGGGCATGTCGCGCAGAACCTGCGTGCCGGCGGGCTGACCTCGCCGCGCATTTATGCCCTGTCGAGTCTGCTGGCTCTTGAGGGCAAGACAGGGAGGGATCGGGAGAGATATGAAGCCTCCCGTTTCCGGAGTTTCGAGGACGCGCTGGCACAGTTCGCCGGCGGGGAACTGCCGCAGCTGTCGCTGGCCGCCGCGAGGGAGAGCATAACCGCTGTCCGTCTGAGGGCAACGGAATGGCAGGAGCTCGCTGCGATGGAGGCAGGGCGGCGGGAAGCAGGCATGCAGGAGCTGCAGGAGCTTAAAGCGGAAGCCGGGAAGCGGCTCATGCTGCTCGCAGCAGAACCAAGACCTGTCCGTGATCTGCGGCGTGAAGGGGAGGAGCTGCTGTATCATGTCCGGCAGCGGATCGGCTTTGCATTGGGACGGTTCTTCCAGGAATCCTTCCATCCATCGCTGCTGCGTGAAGATGCCCGTAACTTGAAAGACATCTTCACGGCCTGCGGCAGAGAGCTGGAGCGTACCCTGCAGCGGGAACTGGAGCAGGAATTGTGGGCAACCACGCTGCGGCTCGAAGCAGCGGGACACCGGTTAGTCCAATCGGCTGCTCAGTCAGCAGCAGAAGAGCTGTCCATTTCTCCGCAGGAACTTCAGTTTCTGGAGAATGAGAAGGATGAGTGGCCGTCCCCGGATAAACTGGAAGCTTCATGGCATCCGCTTGACTGGCAGTCACTCTGGAGCTGTTTCAAATCCCCCCGCTATTTCTTCGAGGGGCCTGGCCGGTCTGAGCTGCGCGCTAAAGCCGAGCCGCTGCTGAAAGAGGCTGTCGCCGGGGCGGCTGAAGTGCAGGAGAAGCTGCTGCTGGATTTCTATGCGCATGCTCTGGAGAAGGCATTAGGACGGGCAGCAGACCGACTGCGCGAAGAGTTGAACGAGCGGGAAGAGGTCATGTCAGAACTGCTGAGAGGAGGTGATTCTGCGGAGCATTGGAGCGAAGTTGCTTTGCAATTGCACCGTCTTGAACATTCATTCGACGATATCGTGGACAATGATCTGTGA
- a CDS encoding PadR family transcriptional regulator: MSRNNSLQIEQLTDSAYYILLALYSPKHGYAIMKYIEELTDGEVKIGPATLYTLIKKMQKTNYILLNEDEDERRKTYQLTAKGEQIIAAEIERRLRMARHGHAAIQTAKEEGLYEER; encoded by the coding sequence GTGTCGCGAAATAATTCACTGCAGATTGAACAGCTGACCGATTCGGCGTACTACATTCTGCTGGCCTTATATTCTCCTAAACACGGTTACGCGATAATGAAGTATATCGAAGAGCTTACAGACGGAGAGGTCAAGATTGGACCGGCAACGCTTTATACCTTAATCAAGAAGATGCAAAAAACCAATTATATATTACTGAATGAGGACGAGGATGAGCGGAGAAAAACCTACCAGCTGACAGCTAAGGGAGAGCAGATTATTGCCGCTGAGATTGAGCGGAGATTAAGAATGGCACGGCACGGGCATGCCGCAATCCAAACTGCGAAGGAGGAAGGATTATATGAAGAGCGGTGA
- a CDS encoding DUF2812 domain-containing protein — MKSGDKQTRYVISKGLAFAEESEMKKLSALSEEGWFLDHFSLFGFIARKGLPHKLIYCLDIRQLQKEEEQEYKDIFADSGWHHVCSSGDLHIFSAEPGTVPLHTDRETSYVKYSRVVRISRTTALLTLMLTVASFLLRYASTTIWNQQLLQNFSFVAIMLCVMVLVPSLMVYIAYSLRLRSLSS, encoded by the coding sequence ATGAAGAGCGGTGATAAGCAGACAAGATATGTCATTTCGAAGGGTCTGGCATTTGCCGAGGAATCGGAAATGAAGAAGTTAAGTGCATTGTCTGAAGAAGGCTGGTTTCTGGATCATTTTTCACTATTCGGCTTTATAGCCCGCAAGGGACTTCCGCACAAGCTGATTTATTGTCTCGATATCAGGCAGCTGCAGAAGGAGGAAGAACAGGAGTACAAGGATATTTTCGCTGACAGCGGCTGGCATCATGTGTGTTCTTCCGGGGATCTGCATATCTTCTCAGCAGAACCGGGAACAGTTCCCCTGCATACCGACCGCGAAACCTCATACGTGAAATACTCCAGAGTTGTCCGGATCAGCAGGACTACGGCTCTCCTTACACTGATGCTGACCGTTGCAAGCTTTTTATTAAGGTATGCTTCAACTACGATCTGGAATCAACAGCTGCTGCAGAATTTTTCCTTTGTGGCCATTATGCTGTGCGTCATGGTACTGGTACCTTCCCTAATGGTCTATATTGCTTATTCTTTAAGGTTAAGATCCTTGTCGTCATAG
- the nth gene encoding endonuclease III — MKAAEVRHILDSIGDLFPDAHCELNHKNAFELTIAVLLSAQCTDATVNKVTEDLFQKYKTPLDYVSVPLEELENDIRRIGLFRNKAKHIHNLCMILIEQYGGEVPQAHDLLVTLPGVGRKTANVVVSNAFGVPAIAVDTHVERVAKRLALAGWKDSVLEVEKKLMKVVPREEWTLTHHRLIFFGRYHCKAQNPACQICPLLDVCREGKKRMKTAVIRKDKITAGASKKLEMKKRMG; from the coding sequence ATGAAAGCTGCAGAGGTCCGCCACATTCTGGATAGTATTGGAGACTTGTTTCCTGATGCGCATTGTGAACTGAACCACAAGAACGCCTTCGAGTTAACGATTGCGGTATTGCTGTCAGCCCAATGTACGGACGCAACAGTAAACAAAGTGACCGAGGACCTGTTTCAAAAGTACAAAACTCCACTGGATTATGTTTCTGTCCCCCTGGAGGAGCTGGAGAATGACATCCGGCGCATCGGGTTGTTTCGCAACAAAGCCAAGCATATTCACAACCTCTGTATGATTCTGATTGAACAATACGGCGGTGAAGTGCCGCAGGCGCATGATTTACTGGTAACCTTACCGGGTGTCGGGCGCAAAACGGCTAATGTTGTAGTTTCCAACGCATTTGGTGTTCCGGCCATTGCCGTAGACACTCATGTGGAACGTGTTGCTAAACGGCTGGCACTAGCAGGCTGGAAGGATTCTGTGCTGGAAGTGGAGAAGAAACTGATGAAGGTGGTACCCCGTGAGGAGTGGACGCTCACGCATCACCGGCTGATCTTTTTTGGACGATATCACTGCAAGGCGCAGAATCCCGCATGCCAGATTTGTCCGCTGCTCGATGTGTGCCGTGAAGGCAAGAAGCGTATGAAAACCGCCGTAATCAGGAAAGATAAGATTACAGCGGGAGCAAGTAAAAAGTTAGAGATGAAGAAGAGGATGGGATAG
- a CDS encoding S-layer homology domain-containing protein codes for MSGQKRSKHSIKAYSTKAASAVLAGAMAFGGAGAAFADTAVTPATTSAAATTQAAVVSAGIFSDVKTGFWAEKHIYKLASQGIVVGNNGLFRPGDSVTQQEAVLMALRFMKLQGNISSTTDVVLPTNFQVSNYYKPYVVLAFQSGLLDKTVEMAADNLKTSWGERKASREWIAELLIRALGKSSQAASVASEPTGFADDAKVSANKRGYINTAVDLGLANGLDGNRFDPQGAVTRAQLATFFSRAEAHNTMQYDNTVSGSISALKDGKMTVYSNGASSVYNLSPNTAYFTSTSDTRINLSDIQPYTKVTVIGATYNAAYVELTDATPQIETVEGTFAKITQGIIWVDSATGYDQYSYDANTVFVDVNDAVITASSITAGSKIKLVRETYSGSHKVVKLQVTSGIVNKTTTGTLQSINLAAKSITFKNAAGTVETFNWEEGATLFSSQNAVLQPADLKVNAAVKYTIKNNVIAAVEVTSGTERTVQGSIVEMTGSTIVYKKADGTREVRLLATSPTIIIPNIAAPVAGDLIADATGGDNVQLTLNSSDQVTKIEVTSRQIEQYSGSTVIAYNTKSQLLTFMDNNNKAHVVQIDANTKLAYDGAPTTSLINMATRLTENRKVDVVSINERALSVESTTKYSGTLASVSTSTKTIVLKLSNGQLLTLPYPLSVDYFGKTSATITDVSLNSQVTAVLSGSQDVISVLRVQSSAQLEVTSVNSTTNKLGVKWSGGTSELYTLTIPMTNEAGQKITVSDLKAGDFVNVKFEGSAALSIQAVKVSLGQVAALDTTASTLTVKDYTGATQTYSAAGGVKIIRDGVTTTALGNITTADRVEVRKDADGAIIIRVLTQLSRAFSRADSSSNELQVKRTNLNDPYRYTFASNVYIHQGDTTLSVQSLKENDNIIMYFNNDVIVEIVKQ; via the coding sequence TTGTCCGGTCAAAAAAGATCAAAACATTCGATTAAGGCCTATTCAACCAAAGCGGCATCAGCTGTTCTGGCCGGTGCTATGGCATTCGGCGGAGCCGGGGCTGCTTTTGCAGATACTGCAGTTACCCCGGCTACTACTTCTGCAGCTGCAACGACTCAAGCTGCTGTGGTATCTGCGGGTATTTTCAGCGATGTGAAAACAGGCTTCTGGGCCGAGAAACATATCTATAAGCTAGCTTCGCAGGGGATCGTAGTCGGCAATAACGGCTTGTTCCGTCCTGGAGATTCGGTCACTCAGCAGGAAGCTGTACTGATGGCACTCCGCTTCATGAAGCTGCAAGGCAATATTAGCAGTACAACGGATGTAGTGCTTCCAACCAATTTCCAGGTTTCGAATTATTATAAGCCGTATGTTGTGCTAGCTTTCCAGTCAGGATTGCTGGATAAGACGGTAGAGATGGCAGCGGATAATCTCAAAACCTCCTGGGGTGAGCGCAAAGCTTCCCGTGAGTGGATTGCTGAATTGCTGATAAGAGCCTTGGGCAAAAGCTCGCAGGCAGCATCGGTAGCTAGTGAGCCAACCGGTTTTGCCGATGATGCTAAGGTTTCGGCGAATAAACGCGGCTATATCAATACTGCGGTAGATCTGGGACTGGCTAACGGTTTGGACGGCAACCGGTTTGATCCGCAAGGTGCGGTAACCCGTGCGCAGCTGGCGACTTTTTTCAGCCGGGCAGAAGCGCATAATACCATGCAATACGACAATACGGTATCCGGCAGCATCAGCGCGTTAAAAGACGGAAAAATGACGGTTTACAGCAACGGCGCTTCCTCTGTCTATAACCTGAGTCCGAACACAGCCTACTTTACCAGCACTTCCGATACAAGAATCAATCTGAGTGATATTCAGCCCTATACAAAGGTAACTGTCATCGGAGCTACTTATAATGCGGCCTATGTAGAGTTGACTGATGCTACTCCGCAGATAGAGACTGTTGAAGGTACCTTCGCCAAAATTACGCAGGGAATTATCTGGGTGGATTCGGCAACCGGGTATGACCAGTACAGCTATGATGCCAATACAGTCTTTGTGGATGTGAATGACGCTGTAATCACGGCTTCGTCTATTACTGCGGGCAGTAAGATTAAGCTTGTGCGTGAAACATACAGCGGTTCACACAAAGTGGTTAAGCTCCAGGTAACCTCGGGGATTGTAAACAAGACAACCACGGGAACACTTCAAAGCATTAACCTGGCGGCCAAAAGCATAACCTTCAAAAATGCTGCCGGAACGGTGGAAACCTTCAACTGGGAAGAGGGGGCTACACTATTCAGCTCACAAAACGCTGTACTGCAGCCAGCCGACCTGAAGGTCAATGCAGCCGTGAAATATACAATTAAGAATAATGTTATTGCAGCTGTTGAAGTGACATCAGGAACGGAACGAACGGTGCAGGGTTCGATTGTTGAAATGACAGGCTCAACTATTGTGTATAAAAAAGCAGATGGTACACGTGAAGTTAGGCTGCTCGCAACCTCCCCAACCATTATAATTCCTAATATAGCAGCACCGGTTGCCGGGGATCTTATCGCCGACGCTACCGGGGGGGACAATGTTCAGCTTACACTGAACAGCAGCGATCAGGTTACCAAAATTGAAGTGACCAGCCGGCAGATTGAGCAATATAGCGGATCAACGGTTATTGCCTATAATACGAAATCTCAGCTGCTTACCTTTATGGACAATAATAACAAGGCACATGTGGTTCAGATTGATGCTAATACGAAGCTTGCCTATGATGGTGCGCCGACCACTTCGCTGATCAACATGGCGACAAGATTGACTGAAAACCGTAAAGTTGATGTGGTTTCGATAAATGAGCGTGCGCTGTCTGTAGAAAGTACAACCAAATACAGCGGAACGCTGGCTTCAGTGAGTACCTCAACCAAAACGATAGTACTTAAGCTTAGCAACGGCCAGCTCCTGACACTGCCTTATCCTTTGTCTGTGGATTACTTTGGCAAGACTTCAGCTACAATTACTGATGTCTCTCTTAACAGTCAAGTCACAGCGGTGCTCTCCGGAAGCCAGGATGTCATCTCTGTTCTCCGGGTTCAATCATCGGCACAGCTTGAAGTAACCTCAGTAAACAGTACTACGAACAAGCTGGGTGTGAAATGGTCAGGCGGTACGAGTGAGCTGTACACGTTAACTATTCCGATGACAAATGAAGCCGGACAGAAAATTACTGTAAGTGATTTGAAAGCCGGAGATTTTGTGAATGTGAAGTTCGAAGGAAGTGCGGCGCTCTCCATCCAGGCAGTAAAAGTAAGCCTTGGACAGGTTGCTGCACTTGACACTACAGCAAGCACTCTAACGGTGAAGGATTACACTGGAGCCACCCAGACATATTCGGCCGCCGGCGGGGTAAAGATAATCCGGGACGGAGTAACGACAACAGCGCTTGGAAATATTACAACTGCAGACCGTGTGGAGGTGCGCAAGGATGCTGATGGAGCAATCATTATCCGCGTATTGACCCAGCTGAGCCGGGCATTCTCACGTGCGGATAGCAGTAGTAATGAGCTGCAGGTCAAACGCACTAATCTGAACGATCCTTACCGCTACACATTTGCATCCAATGTATATATTCATCAAGGTGACACGACTTTATCCGTGCAATCTCTCAAAGAAAATGATAATATTATAATGTATTTCAATAATGATGTTATCGTTGAAATTGTGAAACAATAA
- a CDS encoding GerMN domain-containing protein, translating to MNKKLTYTAVSAVLLMVIAGCGEKPAASPDANADQGNNSVVSAAGGNSANSGGEVVTPSIAPPAEATPAPTATAKPTEPAKQSQDIEVYYTDPQQMDLIAAKGTISFASETEKYREAFKTLQSSSNTEQVPLWSGIELKSLDFKDGQIVMDIHKPDEAQLGAGGESLAISALAKTFFQFEEVKSVELLVDGEQVESLMGHVDLEHPLTRENSGL from the coding sequence ATGAACAAGAAATTAACGTATACAGCGGTCTCAGCAGTTCTTCTGATGGTAATTGCCGGATGCGGAGAAAAGCCGGCAGCCTCTCCGGATGCAAATGCAGATCAAGGTAATAATTCGGTTGTAAGCGCGGCTGGAGGGAATTCGGCCAACAGCGGAGGCGAGGTGGTTACACCTTCCATTGCTCCGCCGGCAGAGGCAACCCCTGCTCCTACAGCGACCGCTAAGCCAACCGAACCGGCCAAACAGTCTCAGGATATTGAAGTTTATTATACGGATCCGCAGCAAATGGATTTGATTGCAGCTAAAGGAACGATCAGTTTTGCGAGTGAAACCGAGAAATACCGTGAGGCGTTCAAAACGCTTCAGAGCAGCAGCAATACGGAGCAAGTTCCGCTCTGGAGCGGCATTGAGCTTAAATCACTGGACTTCAAAGACGGGCAGATTGTGATGGACATTCACAAACCGGATGAAGCCCAGCTTGGCGCAGGCGGCGAGTCTCTGGCGATAAGTGCGCTGGCCAAGACCTTCTTCCAGTTTGAAGAAGTGAAATCAGTCGAGCTTTTGGTCGATGGTGAGCAAGTGGAAAGTCTGATGGGGCATGTGGATCTGGAGCATCCGTTGACCAGAGAAAACAGCGGCCTCTAA
- a CDS encoding N-acetylmuramoyl-L-alanine amidase codes for MKKFAFMLLLMLFVLILPEHGQAAAGNNQIFLDGKELTAGQEVPVENVNSSIMVPLRMIAENLGYKVGWNQTSKTVTIEQQGKTVKLIVDQTTASVDDKTVILTNAPLNRSGTTLVPIRFISEQFGLTVSWDNTQKIVNLITPETGGNNTGSEGGATDGGTSVVVPPAETTNNLTMVNGISFNENRLTIAMEGNAVPKVSKMSGPDRIVVDLPNATFSDLFGTGQVLDPNLNGSLSVTDYPDVSGVRYSLYSTNPYTVRFVIDLKTPKNYSVDISGDTSKLVVIDLNAVSTGDTATQPGNSGRKLIVLDAGHGAKDSGAVGVTGKYEKNFNLAVVLKAAELLKKESNIDVVLTRSDDTFLELKDRAAMANNLHADLFISVHANSSASSAATGSETYYQRAASKALASVMHKYLVQATGLSDRGVRYGNFHVIRETTMPAVLLEVGYLSNKGDESLLFSEALQNRVAAGIVSGIKEYLGLK; via the coding sequence ATGAAGAAATTTGCTTTTATGCTGTTGCTAATGCTCTTTGTATTGATTTTACCGGAGCATGGACAGGCTGCTGCCGGAAACAACCAGATTTTTCTCGATGGAAAGGAACTGACAGCAGGTCAAGAGGTTCCTGTTGAGAATGTGAACAGCTCCATTATGGTACCGCTAAGAATGATTGCTGAGAACCTTGGCTACAAGGTCGGCTGGAATCAGACAAGCAAGACAGTTACGATTGAACAGCAGGGCAAGACCGTTAAGCTGATCGTAGATCAGACGACAGCTTCTGTAGATGACAAAACGGTCATACTTACCAATGCTCCTCTTAACAGGAGCGGGACTACCCTGGTACCGATCCGCTTCATCAGCGAGCAGTTCGGGCTGACTGTCAGCTGGGACAACACACAAAAGATTGTAAACCTTATTACCCCCGAAACCGGCGGTAATAACACTGGTTCAGAGGGTGGAGCTACTGACGGCGGAACAAGCGTTGTCGTGCCGCCGGCTGAAACGACGAATAACCTGACCATGGTGAATGGCATCAGCTTTAATGAGAACCGGCTGACCATCGCGATGGAAGGCAATGCCGTTCCGAAGGTATCGAAGATGAGCGGTCCGGACCGGATTGTGGTCGATCTGCCAAATGCTACTTTCTCCGATTTGTTCGGAACCGGGCAGGTGCTGGATCCTAACCTTAACGGCAGTCTTAGTGTAACGGATTATCCCGATGTATCCGGAGTGCGCTACTCCCTGTATAGCACTAATCCGTATACCGTCCGTTTTGTCATTGATTTAAAAACTCCGAAGAACTATAGCGTTGATATTTCTGGAGATACCTCCAAGCTGGTTGTCATTGATCTGAATGCCGTTAGTACAGGTGATACAGCAACCCAGCCCGGTAACAGCGGGCGGAAGCTGATTGTGCTGGATGCCGGACACGGAGCCAAGGACTCAGGAGCAGTAGGTGTTACAGGGAAATATGAAAAAAACTTTAATTTAGCCGTTGTTCTTAAAGCAGCTGAGCTGCTGAAAAAAGAAAGTAACATTGACGTGGTGCTGACCCGCAGTGATGATACCTTCCTTGAACTGAAGGACCGTGCTGCAATGGCTAACAATCTGCATGCGGATCTCTTTATTTCCGTTCATGCGAACAGCAGTGCATCATCGGCTGCAACAGGGTCAGAAACCTACTATCAGCGTGCTGCCAGCAAGGCTCTGGCAAGTGTGATGCATAAGTATCTTGTGCAGGCAACCGGACTCAGCGATCGCGGCGTACGGTACGGGAATTTCCACGTTATCCGTGAAACGACTATGCCTGCCGTTCTTCTTGAAGTTGGTTATTTAAGTAATAAAGGCGATGAATCATTGCTGTTCTCAGAAGCGCTTCAGAATAGAGTAGCAGCTGGGATCGTGAGCGGGATCAAAGAATATCTGGGTTTAAAATAA